One segment of Phycisphaerales bacterium DNA contains the following:
- a CDS encoding FtsX-like permease family protein: protein MKWILPSFWLGLNIIRARWVRSLLLTLVVLLAASLVVGISCGVASVQTSLTDGLARMIGSADARVIHQLTGGVPWSVREEIEDWPGVATSYARSRLAIELAATDGFHFAPDAEKLGRTYAMLDGFELNKDSAVAKAIVTDGRRPERKHEVMIDTVSAEMLPVSLGQRLMLRQRGGKTAVTIVGFYELQRPRLTPSPYLMASLDLVRELSGRPEEINEVMIVLDPDQDPRTFCNEEAGRVKPPLILEPSELLRIGFDRRLGAVEFSLLIATIMGFLSCTFIIVTGLTTSVTEQQREMAITRCIGAWRSQLFLAQVIVGVIISSVGGLLGIPIGILVSWMILSIFGGDLPVVLTVSPLGILLAIIGSLAAGVIGAVYPAWLACRTDPMRAIARRAKPTWRGSLIIAAMVGCCLILLQLLLLLISDREARFMAFAWAGLPAVYVGYFLLAIPIAYIAARPLGTLISLIMRLPSGVLSNTILATPMRQGLTAGTLMVGVAILVTTWANGHALLNDWVGQLTFADGFVFAPSGLSPEEQKKIADVDGIDGACSLTYAPMRVEGEQIFGLARFTPPNVIGLGVDPDCFFEMNRPVWVRGSVEEAIQPLKDGTGVILSDRFLTARGIDIGDTIKLGAGTLNREYTVVGLIQTGGLELATQLIGIQNAYTERAISCAVFDETQFRQHFVLGQPQILEVDANPEVDDEALALAISNAAPGATWRSGRWILDTINGVGQDVLLLQSAIAAGALLVASLGLGNILLASIHARRYEYGVLRSIGTQRTVLVRMILGESIFLALIGAIIGTALGMHLAWVDTYHYQELAGLSVRLHFPLAATAIAWAALLLVTCLVTVPGLIATVRPTAGQLISLGRTG from the coding sequence ATGAAATGGATTCTGCCGAGCTTCTGGCTCGGACTCAACATCATCCGGGCACGGTGGGTACGTAGCCTACTACTGACATTAGTTGTCCTGCTGGCGGCTAGCTTGGTCGTCGGTATTTCATGTGGCGTTGCGTCGGTGCAGACCAGCCTCACTGATGGACTTGCGCGCATGATCGGATCAGCTGACGCGCGCGTCATTCATCAACTCACTGGTGGTGTGCCTTGGTCTGTACGTGAAGAAATTGAAGATTGGCCTGGAGTTGCAACCTCATACGCTCGTTCACGACTGGCTATTGAATTGGCCGCTACTGATGGATTCCATTTTGCTCCGGATGCAGAAAAACTGGGGCGCACCTATGCCATGCTTGATGGCTTTGAATTAAACAAAGATTCGGCTGTAGCAAAGGCCATTGTCACTGATGGCCGACGTCCGGAACGAAAACATGAAGTCATGATTGATACTGTCTCTGCAGAGATGCTGCCGGTGTCTTTGGGACAGCGACTCATGTTGCGTCAGCGCGGAGGCAAAACCGCAGTGACGATCGTAGGCTTCTACGAACTTCAGCGGCCTCGCTTGACACCCTCTCCCTACCTCATGGCCTCACTTGATCTTGTCAGGGAGCTTTCAGGGCGACCCGAGGAAATCAACGAGGTCATGATCGTGTTAGATCCAGATCAGGATCCGCGCACCTTCTGCAATGAGGAAGCTGGCCGCGTCAAACCTCCGCTTATTTTGGAGCCCTCAGAACTCCTGCGTATTGGCTTTGATCGCCGCCTTGGGGCCGTAGAATTTAGTCTGCTTATTGCCACAATCATGGGCTTTCTCAGTTGCACATTTATCATCGTGACAGGACTGACCACTTCGGTCACCGAACAGCAGCGTGAGATGGCCATTACACGCTGCATTGGCGCTTGGCGAAGTCAGCTATTTCTTGCCCAAGTCATTGTTGGTGTCATCATAAGTTCTGTCGGTGGCTTACTCGGCATTCCAATTGGCATCCTTGTCAGCTGGATGATCCTGAGTATTTTCGGTGGCGATCTCCCTGTGGTTCTTACCGTCTCGCCATTGGGTATTCTGCTGGCAATCATTGGCTCATTAGCGGCTGGCGTCATCGGAGCTGTGTACCCCGCTTGGCTGGCCTGCCGAACTGATCCAATGCGAGCCATCGCACGTCGCGCAAAGCCCACATGGCGAGGTTCGCTCATCATTGCCGCAATGGTCGGCTGCTGCCTCATTTTACTGCAACTGCTACTACTACTCATTTCCGATCGAGAAGCGAGATTTATGGCCTTTGCATGGGCAGGTCTGCCGGCGGTCTACGTTGGCTATTTCTTGTTAGCGATCCCAATTGCATATATTGCTGCTCGGCCACTTGGCACATTAATAAGCTTGATCATGCGCCTTCCAAGTGGTGTGCTTTCAAACACTATTCTGGCCACACCAATGCGACAAGGACTAACCGCCGGCACACTCATGGTCGGCGTTGCTATTCTTGTTACGACCTGGGCAAACGGCCATGCACTCCTAAATGACTGGGTCGGTCAACTCACTTTTGCCGATGGCTTTGTCTTTGCGCCAAGTGGTTTATCACCTGAAGAACAAAAAAAGATTGCTGATGTCGATGGAATTGATGGTGCCTGCAGCCTAACCTATGCGCCGATGCGTGTGGAAGGAGAGCAGATCTTTGGCTTAGCTCGCTTCACACCACCCAACGTCATTGGTTTAGGTGTCGATCCTGACTGCTTCTTTGAAATGAACCGACCGGTCTGGGTGAGAGGATCTGTAGAAGAGGCTATTCAACCGCTTAAAGATGGCACTGGGGTGATCCTCTCAGATCGTTTCCTCACCGCTCGCGGCATTGATATCGGAGACACAATCAAGCTTGGAGCAGGGACACTAAACCGAGAATACACCGTGGTTGGCCTGATTCAAACTGGTGGACTTGAGCTTGCAACACAACTGATTGGAATTCAAAACGCTTACACAGAGCGTGCCATTAGCTGCGCTGTTTTCGACGAAACACAATTTCGACAGCACTTTGTTCTTGGCCAACCACAGATATTGGAAGTCGATGCAAATCCTGAGGTTGATGATGAGGCCCTAGCGCTTGCCATCTCCAATGCAGCGCCAGGAGCAACATGGCGAAGTGGTCGGTGGATTCTGGATACCATCAATGGTGTTGGGCAAGATGTACTTCTGCTGCAAAGCGCTATTGCCGCAGGCGCGCTTCTTGTGGCCAGTCTCGGCCTTGGCAATATCTTGCTGGCCTCTATTCATGCACGGCGGTATGAGTATGGTGTCCTGCGCAGTATTGGCACGCAACGCACCGTCTTGGTTCGAATGATCCTCGGAGAGTCCATTTTCTTGGCGCTGATCGGAGCCATTATTGGCACCGCGCTCGGCATGCACCTGGCATGGGTCGATACCTACCATTATCAAGAACTAGCGGGCCTCTCCGTTCGCCTTCACTTCCCCCTGGCTGCAACGGCCATCGCCTGGGCGGCCCTACTGCTGGTCACCTGCTTAGTGACCGTGCCCGGCTTGATTGCCACCGTTCGCCCCACCGCAGGCCAGCTTATTTCTCTGGGACGCACTGGCTGA
- a CDS encoding TIM barrel protein: MSLLAVPAFTMNELDLRGLNVSASMLAGWSLSDMDNLRDEADKAACPCLVLEDESELKLSATKASINDAAEERIKRLATAANRLGCNAIAVRCVAPESDAGLEQTAQMFKRIMPTIERLELTMLIVPYAGLTDQRDRLVDLIKRIGGFRIGAMPTFGHAAESGAPVDELRMLAPYAGAIHATVTDFTRNGKHKGVDIKSCIEAIISVSFVNTLAIEYVGQSDPVKNIIKARESLVAAIEACTST, translated from the coding sequence ATGTCGCTCTTGGCAGTCCCTGCCTTCACTATGAATGAGCTTGATCTCCGCGGTCTCAATGTCTCGGCCAGCATGCTCGCTGGCTGGTCTCTCTCAGATATGGACAATCTACGTGATGAGGCTGATAAGGCTGCCTGTCCATGCCTCGTGCTTGAAGATGAATCTGAACTAAAGCTTTCGGCTACGAAGGCCTCGATTAATGATGCAGCTGAAGAGCGGATAAAGCGACTGGCCACGGCAGCCAATCGACTTGGCTGTAATGCCATTGCAGTTCGGTGTGTTGCACCTGAAAGTGATGCGGGGCTTGAGCAGACCGCTCAGATGTTCAAGAGAATCATGCCAACGATTGAGCGCCTAGAGCTCACAATGTTGATCGTTCCTTACGCAGGCTTGACTGATCAGAGAGATCGTCTTGTCGATCTCATTAAACGCATTGGTGGCTTCCGTATTGGAGCGATGCCAACCTTTGGTCATGCAGCTGAGTCTGGAGCCCCAGTTGACGAGCTGCGTATGCTGGCACCCTATGCGGGCGCAATTCATGCAACGGTGACAGATTTTACGCGTAACGGTAAACACAAGGGTGTTGATATAAAAAGCTGCATTGAAGCGATTATTAGTGTCAGCTTTGTGAATACACTGGCCATTGAGTATGTTGGTCAATCCGATCCAGTTAAGAACATTATTAAAGCGCGGGAGTCGCTTGTCGCTGCAATAGAAGCTTGTACCTCGACCTAG
- the gcvH gene encoding glycine cleavage system protein GcvH, translating to MTESNQRRYTATHEWFQVTDDGVTVGLTAYAVNELTDITYVEMRDQGTAIAAGDVVGEVESVKTTSDIYSAVTGEIAQVNEALNEDPSLINSDPYGQGWLIRIKSDNTSSLDELMSEAEYAEKYPVE from the coding sequence ATGACCGAATCTAATCAACGCCGATACACCGCTACCCACGAGTGGTTTCAAGTCACCGACGATGGTGTCACTGTTGGCCTGACGGCCTATGCCGTCAATGAGCTGACTGACATTACTTATGTCGAGATGCGGGACCAGGGCACAGCAATTGCCGCCGGCGATGTTGTTGGAGAGGTTGAGTCCGTCAAGACCACCAGCGATATCTATTCCGCTGTGACGGGTGAAATCGCACAAGTTAATGAAGCTTTGAATGAAGATCCATCACTCATCAATAGTGATCCGTATGGCCAAGGCTGGCTCATTCGAATTAAGTCAGACAACACAAGTTCACTCGATGAGCTGATGAGCGAAGCAGAGTACGCTGAGAAATATCCGGTTGAATGA
- the cmk gene encoding (d)CMP kinase, whose translation MAQLKRVIITIDGPAGTGKSSAAAELAERLGLEVLDTGSMYRAATLVAIENGIDIHNGEGLAQAVEEAHIGFDWQRQPPLIRIGERDVSERIRELDISSAVSIVSAHKAIRDVMVHRQREIAAAHPGLVTEGRDQGSVVFPNATARFFLAADVGVRVKRRAHQMEEAGKSVAESAIRENIESRDQIDTSRAEAPLRCPPGAIIVDTSKLSLAEVVDVLEKESRAVLLSKK comes from the coding sequence ATGGCACAGTTGAAACGGGTCATTATCACCATCGATGGGCCTGCAGGCACGGGTAAATCAAGTGCTGCTGCTGAGCTGGCTGAACGCCTCGGCTTGGAAGTCCTCGATACAGGTTCCATGTACCGAGCGGCCACCCTAGTTGCTATTGAGAATGGCATCGATATTCATAATGGAGAAGGTTTGGCTCAGGCTGTCGAAGAAGCCCATATTGGCTTCGATTGGCAGCGGCAGCCACCGCTTATTCGTATCGGTGAGCGTGATGTGAGTGAGCGTATTCGAGAACTTGATATCAGTTCTGCTGTTTCAATCGTATCAGCACATAAAGCAATTCGTGATGTCATGGTTCATCGCCAGCGAGAAATCGCGGCGGCCCATCCTGGTCTGGTAACGGAAGGCCGGGATCAAGGTTCAGTCGTATTCCCGAATGCCACAGCACGATTTTTTCTGGCGGCCGATGTCGGTGTCAGGGTGAAACGCCGAGCCCATCAAATGGAAGAAGCGGGCAAGTCAGTTGCTGAATCAGCTATTCGTGAAAATATTGAATCACGTGATCAAATTGATACATCGCGCGCGGAAGCGCCGCTGCGATGTCCACCAGGTGCGATCATTGTTGATACAAGTAAGCTTTCTTTGGCCGAGGTTGTCGATGTGCTAGAGAAGGAATCTCGAGCGGTGTTGTTGTCGAAGAAATAG
- the purD gene encoding phosphoribosylamine--glycine ligase has translation MPCPNPCNVLLIGGGGREHALAWQLKQSKRLGKLYLTDNNNAALSDLGEKCPLELNLKESFRFGRWCDEAGINLIVVGPEVPLAEGITDALETDKRRVFGPTRAGAQLEADKIFAKQIMRQAAVPTGDARIFERLEDARHYLEVREGPCVVKASGLAAGKGVIVCKDEHEALAAVEKIMGQRSFGEAGAKILIEEFLEGQEVSILALVDGRTIWVLDPCQDHKQVGEGDTGPNTGGMGAYCPTPLLTEEMLSEIEREVLVPTVDALRREGVTYRGVLYAGLMLTPAGPKVLEFNCRFGDPECQPLMSRFRGDLVEVLWACSTGQLDAVDFSFDPRTACCVVMCAQGYPDSYAKGNVITGVEQFTDADDIHVFHAGTTHSDQKRLVTNGGRVLGVTALSDSLEDARDKANSACEKIEFEGAFFRRDIGDRVLKVTPKAPPLKPDGPTSAHKADTQSV, from the coding sequence ATGCCATGCCCTAATCCATGTAATGTGCTGCTCATCGGTGGCGGTGGCCGTGAACATGCCCTCGCCTGGCAGCTCAAGCAATCGAAGCGGTTGGGCAAGCTCTACCTCACTGATAACAACAATGCGGCACTGAGCGACTTGGGCGAAAAATGCCCACTCGAATTGAACCTGAAAGAATCGTTCCGATTTGGACGATGGTGCGATGAGGCTGGAATCAATCTGATTGTGGTGGGTCCGGAGGTGCCTTTAGCCGAAGGAATCACCGATGCACTAGAGACGGATAAGCGTCGTGTCTTTGGACCAACGCGAGCAGGCGCCCAACTAGAAGCTGACAAAATATTTGCCAAACAGATCATGCGTCAAGCTGCCGTTCCAACTGGAGATGCTCGCATCTTTGAGCGACTTGAAGATGCCCGTCACTATCTAGAAGTTCGTGAGGGACCGTGTGTTGTCAAAGCATCCGGCCTCGCTGCTGGTAAAGGTGTCATCGTCTGTAAAGATGAGCATGAGGCACTTGCTGCTGTTGAGAAGATCATGGGCCAGCGTTCCTTTGGAGAAGCTGGCGCAAAGATTCTGATCGAAGAATTCCTTGAAGGCCAAGAAGTGAGCATTCTCGCACTCGTTGATGGTCGTACCATCTGGGTACTCGATCCGTGCCAAGACCATAAGCAAGTTGGAGAAGGTGACACCGGCCCTAACACTGGCGGCATGGGTGCTTATTGTCCCACACCACTCTTAACTGAAGAGATGCTCTCTGAGATTGAGCGTGAGGTCCTGGTCCCCACTGTCGACGCCCTGCGCCGTGAGGGAGTGACCTATCGAGGCGTCCTCTACGCAGGTCTCATGCTGACACCTGCGGGCCCGAAGGTACTAGAGTTCAACTGCCGATTTGGAGATCCTGAGTGCCAGCCACTCATGTCACGTTTTCGAGGCGACTTGGTTGAAGTTCTTTGGGCCTGTTCGACTGGCCAACTCGATGCCGTTGATTTTTCCTTTGATCCACGTACTGCATGTTGTGTGGTGATGTGTGCACAGGGATACCCTGACAGCTACGCCAAGGGGAATGTGATCACTGGTGTCGAGCAGTTTACTGATGCTGATGATATTCATGTCTTTCATGCAGGCACCACCCACTCCGATCAAAAACGATTGGTCACAAATGGGGGAAGAGTCCTCGGAGTCACTGCACTGTCAGACTCGTTAGAAGACGCACGGGACAAGGCTAATAGCGCTTGTGAAAAGATTGAATTCGAGGGCGCTTTTTTCCGTCGTGATATTGGCGATCGCGTCCTCAAGGTGACCCCAAAGGCACCACCTTTAAAACCCGATGGGCCTACCTCAGCTCATAAAGCTGACACGCAGTCGGTTTAA
- a CDS encoding ABC transporter ATP-binding protein, with amino-acid sequence MNDQIEIDRQKSDTSCSITLTDIHKRYRTGQLDVHALRGLNLTIQEPGFYGIMGPSGSGKSTLLHLMAALDRPDRGQISINGFQLDQMSESQLTLFRRKQIGIIFQQFNLIATLTAIENVTLPAMLAGIKKRDRLARGHELLDQLDLLDRANHRPDALSGGQQQRVAIARSLLFNPSVLYADEPTGNLDSASSAQLWSLLGHLAETRNLTVLMVTHEPEAASHCRQLFLLRDGVFESKINTDEMDSAELLARTQHHPGTVGT; translated from the coding sequence TTGAATGACCAAATCGAAATAGACCGTCAGAAGTCGGATACGTCTTGCAGCATCACGTTAACCGATATCCATAAACGCTACCGTACAGGCCAGCTTGACGTGCACGCCCTGCGCGGACTCAATCTCACGATTCAAGAACCTGGTTTCTACGGAATCATGGGTCCTTCCGGCAGTGGAAAGTCGACGCTACTCCATTTGATGGCTGCGCTAGATCGCCCCGATCGTGGCCAAATTAGCATCAATGGATTTCAGCTCGATCAGATGTCTGAGTCTCAGCTCACGCTTTTTCGCCGCAAGCAAATTGGAATCATCTTCCAACAGTTCAATCTGATTGCAACACTAACAGCCATTGAAAACGTCACCCTTCCAGCAATGCTCGCTGGCATCAAGAAACGAGATCGCCTTGCACGTGGGCATGAGCTGCTTGATCAACTTGATCTACTGGACCGGGCGAATCACAGGCCTGATGCGCTCTCTGGCGGTCAGCAGCAGCGGGTTGCTATTGCTCGTTCACTGCTGTTCAATCCCTCAGTCCTTTACGCTGACGAGCCAACTGGAAATCTTGACTCTGCCTCAAGCGCACAGCTTTGGTCTCTGCTTGGCCACTTGGCTGAAACGCGCAACCTCACCGTATTGATGGTGACCCATGAACCTGAAGCTGCTTCGCACTGCCGTCAACTTTTTCTTCTCCGTGACGGCGTCTTTGAATCGAAAATAAACACTGATGAAATGGATTCTGCCGAGCTTCTGGCTCGGACTCAACATCATCCGGGCACGGTGGGTACGTAG
- a CDS encoding lysophospholipid acyltransferase family protein, giving the protein MVFHTFQFKRRGPTRTRWNVFWNWTICPRIVLYIYMVLYRLRRTERSRVPRKGPLIFVANHQSFLDVPAVGMTVWDRPVLFLTRKSLFANKFLAFGMKIFGVIPISGKGGDRQTMRISLDELKGGGCVLLYPEGGRSVDGRLGPFMRGALMLAKKSKAPIQLVAVEGAADVWPRVRKKPYLRGRIMTRVGRIIEWSELESMDRDEAMDMIRRELEVMRLELRAELRQRSRGRYPRPGPADIPYWDAPQEEQQFKPVGNMDDGEASLAAEAAAGIKEPSSSATS; this is encoded by the coding sequence GTGGTCTTTCATACTTTTCAATTTAAGCGTCGAGGCCCGACAAGAACAAGATGGAATGTGTTCTGGAACTGGACTATTTGCCCACGTATTGTGCTTTATATTTACATGGTGCTCTATCGACTTCGACGTACGGAGCGTTCACGTGTACCTCGAAAAGGGCCACTAATATTTGTTGCAAACCACCAATCATTTTTGGACGTGCCAGCTGTCGGCATGACAGTTTGGGATCGTCCAGTGCTATTTCTGACCCGCAAGAGTCTCTTCGCAAACAAATTTTTAGCTTTTGGCATGAAGATCTTTGGCGTTATTCCAATTTCGGGCAAAGGTGGCGATAGGCAGACGATGCGTATATCGCTTGACGAACTTAAAGGTGGTGGGTGTGTGTTGCTTTATCCAGAGGGTGGCCGCTCGGTCGATGGACGTCTAGGGCCTTTTATGCGTGGTGCCTTGATGTTAGCAAAGAAGTCGAAAGCACCTATTCAACTCGTAGCGGTAGAGGGCGCTGCTGATGTTTGGCCGCGTGTCCGGAAGAAGCCTTATCTTCGCGGTCGCATCATGACACGGGTTGGTAGGATTATTGAATGGTCCGAACTTGAATCAATGGATCGTGATGAGGCGATGGATATGATCCGGCGTGAGCTCGAGGTCATGCGATTAGAATTACGTGCTGAGCTGAGGCAGCGTAGTCGTGGACGATACCCTCGACCAGGTCCCGCTGACATACCTTACTGGGATGCGCCTCAAGAAGAGCAGCAGTTCAAACCAGTTGGCAATATGGATGACGGGGAAGCCTCCCTGGCTGCTGAAGCAGCTGCTGGAATCAAGGAGCCGTCCTCTTCGGCGACATCTTGA
- the uvrB gene encoding excinuclease ABC subunit UvrB yields the protein MADDQRFEIKSPFIPMGDQPSAIAALTAGLQAGSNAQTLLGATGTGKTFTMANVIEEVQRPTLIMSHNKTLAAQLYEEMRDLFPNNAVSYFVSYYDYYQPEAYIPQRDIYIEKDASRNQDLDRLRLAATSQLLSRRDVIIVASVSCIFGLGSPTAYGQRMLAITKGASINRREIFMKLLAMQYKRNDIEFQRGNFRVRGDVIEVFPAYEQYSVRIELFGDEIERIDLVNPVTGELLATESQYFLFPAQHYVLPDESLKPGIDRIRSELEGRLEKLKKQGKLLEAQRLAARTRYDLEMLEEIGFCSGIENYSAPLEDRSPGDRPSCLLDYFNHVPECDPKDWLVFIDESHVTIPQIRAMYNGDRARKQVLVDHGFRLPSALDNRPLTFDEFSEIVPQIIHVSATPAPYELELSGGAIVEQVIRPTGILDPQVEVKAATNQVPDLVEECQRCAAAGNRVLVTVLTKRLAEQLTHHLDECQLRVRFLHSDIDTLDRLEILRELREGQFDVLIGVNLLREGLDLPEVALVCILDADKTGFLRSETSLVQTIGRAARHVGARVILYADKMTPQMQAAMDETSRRRTLQDQYNQEHGIQPKTVQKAIRRGIEMELQARRTARTAMSGSRGATSEARDELLEVLEQDMLAAADKLEFEKAASIRDEMEALRAGGDHPPDDRGRQKRPGQARSRAGITRKGKRKNTGR from the coding sequence ATGGCTGATGACCAACGCTTTGAAATCAAGAGCCCCTTTATACCGATGGGCGATCAGCCCAGCGCTATTGCGGCGCTGACAGCTGGACTGCAAGCCGGCTCCAATGCTCAAACGCTTCTTGGCGCGACCGGAACAGGCAAGACCTTCACCATGGCGAATGTCATTGAAGAGGTCCAGCGACCAACGCTCATTATGAGTCATAACAAGACGCTGGCTGCGCAGCTCTACGAAGAAATGCGAGATCTGTTTCCAAATAATGCGGTCAGCTATTTCGTGAGCTATTACGATTACTACCAACCAGAGGCATACATTCCACAAAGAGATATTTACATCGAGAAAGATGCTTCTCGCAACCAAGATCTTGACCGTCTTCGACTCGCTGCTACGAGCCAACTACTCTCAAGGCGCGATGTCATCATTGTTGCATCAGTCAGCTGCATCTTTGGACTCGGTTCGCCAACAGCATACGGGCAGCGCATGCTAGCGATCACAAAAGGCGCCTCCATAAATCGGCGTGAGATCTTCATGAAGCTGCTGGCCATGCAATACAAACGAAATGACATTGAATTTCAGAGAGGCAATTTTCGTGTTCGAGGAGATGTCATCGAGGTCTTTCCTGCATATGAACAATATTCTGTGCGCATTGAACTCTTCGGTGACGAAATTGAGCGAATTGACTTAGTCAATCCAGTCACTGGTGAACTACTCGCAACTGAGAGTCAATACTTTCTGTTTCCAGCACAACACTATGTACTTCCTGATGAGAGTCTAAAGCCCGGCATTGATCGCATTCGTTCAGAGCTAGAAGGCCGACTCGAAAAATTAAAAAAGCAAGGGAAGCTCTTGGAGGCTCAGCGACTGGCAGCGCGAACTCGTTATGACTTAGAGATGCTTGAAGAAATCGGCTTCTGCTCTGGGATTGAGAATTACTCAGCGCCGCTTGAAGATCGTTCACCTGGAGATCGCCCTTCATGCCTCCTAGATTATTTTAATCATGTACCCGAATGTGATCCCAAGGACTGGTTGGTCTTCATTGATGAGTCACATGTCACGATTCCACAGATCCGAGCGATGTACAACGGCGATCGTGCCCGAAAACAAGTGCTGGTCGATCACGGCTTTCGGCTTCCAAGCGCTTTAGATAATCGCCCACTTACTTTTGATGAGTTCTCTGAAATCGTCCCTCAGATTATCCACGTATCTGCTACGCCAGCGCCCTATGAATTAGAACTGAGCGGCGGTGCGATTGTGGAGCAGGTCATTCGACCAACAGGAATTCTTGATCCACAGGTTGAGGTGAAGGCTGCAACCAACCAAGTTCCTGACTTAGTTGAAGAATGCCAACGATGCGCTGCAGCTGGAAATCGCGTGCTCGTGACAGTGCTTACAAAACGATTAGCTGAACAGCTCACCCACCATCTAGATGAATGCCAGCTGCGTGTGCGATTTTTACATAGTGATATCGACACACTCGATCGACTTGAAATCCTACGTGAATTGAGAGAAGGCCAATTCGATGTGCTGATTGGTGTCAATCTCTTACGTGAAGGGCTGGATCTTCCGGAGGTTGCCCTGGTTTGCATCCTTGATGCCGACAAGACCGGATTTCTACGCAGTGAGACGAGTCTGGTGCAAACCATTGGTCGCGCAGCAAGACATGTTGGAGCTCGAGTCATTCTTTATGCAGACAAGATGACACCTCAAATGCAAGCCGCGATGGATGAAACCTCCCGTCGACGCACTTTGCAAGATCAGTACAACCAGGAGCATGGGATCCAACCCAAGACTGTCCAGAAGGCTATTCGACGCGGAATTGAGATGGAACTTCAGGCTCGCCGCACAGCCCGAACTGCAATGAGTGGTAGTCGGGGTGCCACTTCAGAGGCTCGAGATGAACTCCTTGAGGTACTCGAACAAGATATGTTGGCCGCTGCCGACAAGTTAGAATTTGAAAAAGCAGCGTCAATCCGAGACGAGATGGAAGCTCTTCGCGCTGGTGGTGATCACCCACCTGACGATCGTGGGCGCCAAAAACGTCCCGGCCAGGCCCGTTCCCGCGCCGGCATTACGAGAAAAGGTAAGCGAAAAAACACCGGCCGGTGA